From Montipora foliosa isolate CH-2021 chromosome 6, ASM3666993v2, whole genome shotgun sequence, a single genomic window includes:
- the LOC138006554 gene encoding myo-inositol 2-dehydrogenase-like — protein sequence MNLKSPVGFAVFGIGRAGLIHANNLIRDPQARLRYIVEFDEGKAKEFVASNFLDTKVVKPSALDIVMDDSSVDAAVICTPTNFHEELVISCLQAGKAVFCEKPVATTVEAIERCYNDASSRNIPLFCGFNRRFDPTISSLADKVKNGAIGKVHIIKTTSRDSPMPPINFLKISGGIFHDCCVHDVDLICWILGEVPHTVFCLAHAFHSEIDELNDVDTVAVIMKFPSGVIGQIDLSRHAVYGYDQRIEVFGADGMVTSDNVPALSSQLFKTNGSSQSPLKHSFSQRYADGYTVEMSHFINAIRKKETLLVSKDDVLRSWNVVDAIEKSFHSGKPVSLFSLFLSGVG from the exons ATGAATTTGAAGTCTCCAGTAGGATTTGCTGTATTTGGTATCGGCCGCGCAGGGCTTATCCATGCTAATAATCTAATTAGAGATCCCCAAGCAAGGCTGAGATATATAGTGGAGTTTGATGAAGGCAAAGCTAAAGAGTTTGTGGCATCAAATTTTCTCGATACTAAGGTTGTCAAACCATCTGCACTGGACATTGTGATGGATGACTCAAGTGTTGATGCAGCAGTTATTTGCACTCCAACCAATTTTCATGAGGAACTTGTTATAAGCTGTTTACAGGCAGGAAAAGCTGTGTTTTGTGAGAAACCAGTTGCTACAACTGTAGAGGCCATTG agCGGTGTTACAACGATGCCTCAAGCCGAAACATCCCATTATTTTGTGGCTTCAATCGCAGATTTGATCCCACAATATCCTCCTTAGCAGACAAGGTGAAAAATGGTGCCATTGGAAAAGTTCACATCATAAAGACCACAAGCCGAGACTCCCCCATGCCTCCCatcaattttctgaaaatttcaggGGGTATCTTTCACGACTGCTGTGTGCATGATGTAGACTTAATATGTTGGATACTTGGTGAGGTACCTCATACGGTGTTCTGCCTTGCTCATGCGTTCCATTCGGAGATAGACGAGCTCAACGATGTAGATACAGTTGCAGTAATCATGAAATTCCCCAGTGGTGTTATTGGCCAGATAGATTTGTCCCGCCATGCAGTCTACGGTTATGATCAACGCATTGAGGTGTTTGGAGCAGATGGTATGGTAACTAGCGACAATGTCCCCGCTCTCAGCTCCCAACTCTTCAAGACCAATGGAAGCTCACAATCCCCACTAAAGCATTCGTTTTCACAGAGGTATGCAGATGGCTATACAGTAGAGATGAGCCATTTTATTAATGCCATTAggaaaaaagaaactttgctTGTCTCCAAAGATGATGTTCTTCGATCATGGAATGTTGTTGATGCTATTGAAAAATCATTCCATAGTGGAAAACCAGTATCTTTATTTAGCTTATTTTTGTCAGGTGTTGGGTAA